A stretch of Streptococcus chenjunshii DNA encodes these proteins:
- a CDS encoding DNA-3-methyladenine glycosylase I, with protein sequence MKRCGWVKENNPLYVEYHDKEWGQPLHDERALFELFCLETYQAGLSWETVLNKRSAFKQVFADYEIEKVAAMSDDQLEAILENPNIIRNRLKIFATRANAQAFLEIQKKFGSFDSYIWTFVGYETIHNQIADYKMAPAKTALSEKIAKDLKKQGCKFVGPVAVYSFLQAAGLVNDHEENCVFNPAGS encoded by the coding sequence ATGAAACGTTGCGGTTGGGTTAAGGAAAACAATCCCTTGTATGTAGAATATCATGATAAAGAGTGGGGGCAGCCTCTGCACGATGAAAGAGCGCTGTTTGAACTGTTTTGTTTGGAAACATATCAGGCTGGTCTGTCTTGGGAAACAGTTTTGAACAAACGTTCAGCTTTTAAGCAAGTGTTTGCCGATTATGAAATTGAAAAAGTAGCGGCCATGTCAGATGATCAGCTGGAAGCAATCTTGGAAAATCCAAATATCATTCGCAATCGTCTGAAAATTTTTGCAACACGGGCGAATGCACAGGCATTTTTAGAAATACAGAAAAAATTTGGTTCTTTTGACAGTTATATCTGGACTTTTGTCGGGTATGAAACGATTCATAATCAGATTGCCGATTACAAAATGGCGCCTGCAAAAACAGCACTTTCAGAGAAAATTGCTAAAGATTTGAAAAAACAGGGCTGTAAATTTGTCGGTCCTGTGGCTGTTTATTCGTTTCTGCAGGCTGCAGGTCTGGTTAACGATCACGAAGAGAACTGTGTTTTCAATCCTGCTGGCAGTTAA
- the ruvA gene encoding Holliday junction branch migration protein RuvA: protein MYDYIKGRLTKITAKYIVIEAGGLGYIIHVANPYSFSDMVSQDIQIYLHHVVREDAQLLYGFHTEDEKSVFLNLISVSGIGPTTALAIIAVSDNEGLVKAIDSNDIKYLTKFPKIGKKTAQQMVLDLAGKFAADSKADTDKPQKEVPASNLALDEAFEALLALGYKPSELKKIRPSFEGTNETTESYIKSSLKKLMK from the coding sequence ATGTACGATTATATCAAAGGAAGATTAACAAAGATTACGGCAAAATATATTGTGATTGAAGCTGGTGGACTCGGATATATTATCCATGTTGCCAACCCTTACAGTTTTTCAGACATGGTCAGTCAGGATATCCAGATTTATCTGCATCATGTTGTCAGAGAAGATGCACAGCTGCTTTATGGTTTTCATACAGAAGATGAGAAGAGTGTTTTTTTAAATCTGATTTCCGTTTCAGGAATTGGTCCGACAACAGCTCTTGCTATTATTGCGGTCAGTGATAATGAGGGTCTGGTCAAAGCGATTGACAGCAATGACATTAAGTACCTTACAAAATTCCCTAAAATCGGGAAAAAAACAGCTCAGCAAATGGTTCTGGATCTTGCAGGGAAGTTTGCTGCTGACTCAAAAGCGGATACTGATAAGCCGCAAAAAGAAGTTCCGGCTAGCAATCTTGCACTTGATGAAGCTTTCGAGGCTCTTTTGGCTCTGGGATATAAACCCAGTGAACTCAAGAAAATTCGTCCCTCCTTTGAAGGAACTAATGAAACAACAGAAAGCTATATCAAGTCCAGTTTGAAAAAACTTATGAAATAA
- the mutL gene encoding DNA mismatch repair endonuclease MutL produces MSKIIELPEILANQIAAGEVIERPASVVKELAENAIDAASTQIIIEVAESGLQKIQVTDNGEGIALEDVALSLQRHATSKIRNQADLFRIRTLGFRGEAIPSIASVSTFTMRTATADAEHGTLIVAKGGEIEREEPVSAPAGTKVTVENLFFNTPARLKYMKSLQAELAHIVDVVNRLSLAHPEISFTLISDGRQLIKTSGTGDLRQAIAGVYGLNTAKKMVEISNADLDFEVSGYVSLPELTRANRNYITILINGRYIRNFLLNRAILSGYGSKLMVGRFPIAVIDIQIDPYLADVNVHPTKQEVRISKEQELMQLISSAIAESLHEQTLIPDALENLAKSSTRTSSKAEQTSLPLQQSQLQYDRQKRDFFIKEDTVEEAAVSLEDVDKAVKQVDSSSAVKYASRKLKEDDDNEHPEFDFNNKTKINKLIDKLDNEEQSSFPELEYFGQMHGTYLFAQNAEGLYIIDQHAAQERVKYEYYREKIGEVDNSLQQLLVPQLFEFSAADFISLQERMPLLNQVGIRLEPYGENTFILREHPIWMKEDEIEAGVYEMCDILLLTNELSVKTYRAELAIMMSCKRSIKANHTLDDYSARDLLFQLSQCKNPYNCPHGRPVLIHFTKSDMEKMFRRIQENHSSLRELGKY; encoded by the coding sequence ATGTCAAAAATTATTGAATTACCTGAAATTTTAGCCAATCAGATTGCCGCCGGGGAAGTGATTGAAAGGCCTGCCAGTGTTGTCAAAGAGCTGGCTGAAAATGCTATTGATGCAGCCAGCACACAGATTATTATTGAAGTTGCAGAATCCGGCCTTCAAAAAATTCAAGTAACTGATAACGGCGAAGGAATTGCTCTGGAAGATGTTGCTTTAAGTCTGCAGCGGCATGCAACCAGTAAAATTAGAAATCAGGCAGATCTTTTCCGTATTCGAACATTAGGTTTTAGAGGGGAAGCCATTCCGTCGATTGCTTCTGTCAGTACTTTTACGATGAGAACAGCAACTGCAGATGCAGAGCACGGGACTCTCATAGTCGCTAAAGGCGGAGAGATTGAAAGAGAAGAGCCGGTTTCAGCTCCGGCAGGAACAAAAGTAACTGTTGAAAATCTCTTTTTCAACACTCCCGCACGGCTTAAGTATATGAAGAGCCTCCAAGCAGAGCTGGCGCATATTGTCGATGTTGTCAACCGACTTAGTTTGGCTCATCCTGAAATCTCCTTTACCTTAATCAGCGATGGACGGCAGCTGATCAAAACATCCGGCACTGGTGATTTACGTCAGGCAATTGCTGGTGTTTACGGCCTTAATACAGCCAAAAAAATGGTGGAAATTTCTAATGCGGACTTGGATTTTGAAGTGTCTGGCTATGTCAGTCTGCCGGAGCTGACCCGTGCCAACCGCAATTATATTACTATCCTCATCAACGGCCGTTATATCAGGAATTTTTTGCTCAATCGTGCTATTTTGTCCGGCTATGGATCTAAATTGATGGTTGGGCGCTTTCCTATTGCTGTTATCGACATTCAGATTGACCCTTATTTGGCTGATGTCAATGTTCATCCTACCAAGCAGGAAGTACGTATTTCAAAGGAACAGGAACTGATGCAGCTTATCAGTTCAGCCATTGCAGAGAGTCTTCATGAGCAGACTCTTATCCCAGATGCACTGGAAAACCTCGCCAAATCTAGTACACGTACGAGTTCTAAAGCGGAACAGACCAGCTTGCCTTTACAGCAGAGTCAACTTCAGTATGATCGGCAGAAGAGGGACTTTTTTATCAAGGAAGATACTGTTGAAGAAGCAGCTGTTTCTTTGGAGGACGTTGACAAAGCTGTAAAGCAAGTTGACAGTTCTTCTGCGGTTAAATATGCCAGCCGCAAGCTGAAAGAAGATGATGATAACGAGCATCCTGAATTTGACTTTAATAACAAAACAAAAATAAATAAGCTGATTGATAAACTGGATAATGAAGAGCAATCCAGCTTTCCTGAATTAGAATATTTCGGACAGATGCACGGCACCTATCTCTTTGCACAAAATGCTGAAGGACTTTATATTATTGATCAGCATGCTGCACAAGAGCGGGTTAAATATGAATATTACCGTGAAAAAATTGGAGAGGTTGACAATAGTTTACAGCAGCTTCTGGTTCCTCAGCTTTTTGAATTTTCTGCAGCCGATTTTATCAGCCTGCAGGAGAGAATGCCTTTGCTGAATCAAGTGGGTATTCGTCTGGAACCCTATGGTGAGAATACTTTTATTCTGCGGGAACATCCTATCTGGATGAAAGAAGATGAGATTGAAGCTGGGGTTTATGAGATGTGCGATATACTTCTTTTAACAAATGAACTTTCAGTTAAAACTTATCGGGCTGAGCTGGCTATTATGATGTCCTGCAAACGTTCTATAAAAGCCAATCATACTTTAGATGACTATTCTGCACGTGATTTGCTGTTTCAGCTGTCCCAGTGCAAAAATCCTTACAACTGTCCGCATGGCCGGCCGGTTCTGATCCATTTCACTAAATCGGATATGGAAAAGATGTTCCGGCGTATTCAAGAAAATCACAGCAGCTTGAGAGAACTGGGGAAATATTGA
- the mutS gene encoding DNA mismatch repair protein MutS, whose protein sequence is MPSEKLSPGMQQYLDVKKEYPDAFLLFRMGDFYELFYDDAVEAAQILEISLTSRNKNADQPIPMAGVPYHSAQQYIDILVERGHKVAIAEQMEDPKQAVGVVKREVVQVITPGTVVDSAKPDSANNFLVAVDSDGTSFGLSYMDLSTGEFYATVLGDFFSVRSEIMNLKAREVVIGYSLSEEDAHILTGQMNLLLSQEQTRLEAPHLIDGSLSPLEISAAEKLLQYVQQTQKRELSHLQPLIHYEFKNYLQMSYTSKTSLDLLENARTGKKHGSLYWLLDKTKTAMGMRLLRSWIDRPLVNPQRILERQNIIQVFLDSFFERSDLTDSLKGVYDIERLVSRVSFGKANPKDLLQLGHTLAQVPLIKTILGNFQASELDKIIEQLDTLPELESLIRSAVDPDAAAVITEGNIIRTGFDEKLDNYRRVIREGTGWIADIESKEREASGITNLKIDYNRKDGYYFHVTNSNLSLVPDHFFRKATLKNSERFGTAELAKIEGEMLEAREESANLEYEIFMRIRRQVEGYISRLQNLAKAIATVDVLQSLAAVAENNHYIRPHFNNKQKIAVENGRHAVIETVMGAQEYIPNSISLDEETHIQLITGPNMSGKSTYMRQLALTVIMAQMGSFVAADQAELPIFDAIYTRIGAADDLISGQSTFMVEMMEANQALKSATANSLILFDELGRGTATYDGMALAQSIIEYIHNNIGAKTMFATHYHELTELANELSHLVNVHVTTLEKNGEVTFLHKIADGPADKSYGIHVAKIAGLPDALLERADSILSNLEADAAHIPLSEIGASASPASPAQSEQLSLFAEESAHQAVIQKLKSLDAVNLTPLEALNALFELQNLL, encoded by the coding sequence ATGCCAAGTGAAAAACTGTCTCCAGGCATGCAGCAGTATTTGGATGTTAAGAAAGAATATCCAGATGCTTTTTTGCTTTTTAGGATGGGAGATTTTTATGAACTGTTCTATGATGATGCAGTGGAAGCTGCACAGATTTTAGAAATCAGCCTGACCAGCCGCAATAAAAACGCTGATCAGCCGATTCCGATGGCGGGAGTTCCATATCATTCGGCGCAGCAGTATATTGATATCCTTGTCGAAAGAGGCCATAAGGTAGCCATTGCTGAACAGATGGAGGATCCTAAACAGGCAGTCGGTGTTGTAAAACGTGAAGTTGTTCAGGTCATCACACCAGGAACGGTTGTTGATTCTGCTAAACCCGACAGCGCTAATAATTTTTTAGTTGCCGTTGATTCAGACGGTACTAGCTTTGGTTTATCTTATATGGATCTGTCAACCGGTGAGTTTTATGCGACAGTGCTTGGCGATTTTTTCAGTGTTCGCAGTGAAATTATGAATCTGAAGGCGCGTGAGGTTGTCATTGGCTACAGCTTGTCTGAAGAGGATGCGCATATCCTTACTGGGCAGATGAATCTTTTATTATCACAGGAGCAGACTAGGCTGGAAGCACCTCATCTGATTGACGGAAGTCTGTCTCCCCTTGAAATTTCCGCAGCAGAAAAACTTCTGCAGTATGTTCAGCAGACACAAAAGCGCGAACTCAGTCATTTACAGCCGTTAATTCATTACGAATTTAAAAACTATCTGCAAATGTCCTATACCAGTAAAACCAGCTTAGACCTTCTGGAAAATGCCAGAACTGGGAAAAAGCACGGCAGTTTATACTGGCTTTTAGATAAGACTAAAACTGCTATGGGAATGCGCCTGCTGCGCAGCTGGATTGACCGTCCGCTGGTAAATCCTCAGCGCATCTTGGAAAGGCAGAATATTATTCAGGTTTTTCTGGATTCCTTTTTTGAGCGCAGTGACTTAACAGACAGCTTAAAAGGGGTTTATGACATTGAGCGTCTGGTCAGCCGTGTTTCATTTGGAAAAGCCAATCCTAAAGACTTGCTGCAGTTGGGACATACTCTGGCTCAAGTGCCGCTGATTAAAACAATTTTAGGCAATTTCCAAGCTTCTGAGCTGGATAAAATCATCGAACAGCTTGACACACTTCCAGAATTGGAAAGTCTTATCCGTTCTGCTGTTGACCCAGATGCTGCTGCAGTTATCACAGAAGGAAACATCATCCGCACAGGTTTCGATGAAAAACTCGACAATTACCGCAGAGTCATACGCGAAGGAACCGGATGGATTGCTGATATTGAGAGCAAAGAACGGGAAGCCAGCGGAATTACTAATCTGAAAATAGACTACAACAGAAAAGACGGCTATTATTTCCATGTCACTAATTCTAATCTGTCTTTAGTTCCTGATCATTTTTTCCGCAAGGCAACCTTGAAAAATTCCGAACGTTTCGGAACAGCCGAACTGGCAAAAATTGAAGGGGAGATGCTGGAAGCACGCGAAGAATCGGCAAATCTTGAATATGAAATTTTTATGCGTATCCGCCGGCAGGTAGAAGGTTATATTTCCCGCCTGCAAAACTTGGCCAAAGCGATAGCAACAGTTGACGTTCTGCAAAGTTTGGCAGCTGTTGCCGAAAACAATCATTACATACGTCCGCACTTCAACAATAAGCAAAAAATCGCTGTGGAGAACGGGCGCCATGCCGTAATCGAAACCGTTATGGGGGCACAAGAGTATATTCCCAACAGTATTTCCCTTGATGAAGAAACACATATTCAGCTGATTACAGGGCCGAATATGAGCGGGAAATCAACGTATATGCGCCAGCTGGCTTTGACGGTTATTATGGCGCAAATGGGTTCTTTTGTGGCTGCCGACCAGGCAGAGCTGCCGATTTTTGATGCTATCTATACTCGTATTGGTGCTGCAGATGACCTCATATCCGGACAGTCAACCTTTATGGTAGAAATGATGGAGGCTAATCAGGCTTTAAAATCTGCAACGGCGAATTCTTTGATTCTCTTTGATGAACTTGGGCGGGGGACAGCCACTTATGACGGTATGGCGCTGGCTCAGTCCATTATCGAGTATATTCATAATAATATCGGCGCTAAAACCATGTTTGCAACTCACTATCATGAATTAACGGAACTTGCGAATGAACTGTCTCATCTTGTCAATGTTCATGTCACCACTTTGGAAAAAAACGGGGAAGTGACCTTTTTGCATAAGATTGCAGACGGTCCTGCTGATAAGTCCTACGGTATTCATGTTGCAAAAATCGCTGGTCTGCCCGATGCCTTACTGGAACGGGCAGATTCAATCTTAAGTAATTTGGAAGCTGATGCCGCACATATTCCTTTGTCAGAAATAGGAGCCTCTGCCTCACCAGCTTCTCCTGCTCAGTCGGAACAATTAAGTTTATTTGCAGAAGAAAGCGCTCATCAAGCCGTTATTCAAAAATTAAAGAGCCTTGATGCTGTCAATCTGACGCCTTTGGAGGCGCTGAATGCGCTTTTTGAACTGCAGAACTTACTGTAG
- a CDS encoding YlbF family regulator, translating into MNSKFDESVEALLEAIRKHDSIQAFKKAEQHIKKLPELEHLAHKMKAYQQDAVLFQKIEKDQAASKAGQEADKLEQELSQLPVVQDYRDKMQDASDLLQYITKTLEKKINEELTDAK; encoded by the coding sequence ATGAATAGTAAGTTTGATGAATCTGTAGAGGCGCTGCTGGAAGCTATTCGTAAGCATGACAGCATTCAAGCCTTTAAAAAAGCGGAACAGCATATTAAAAAATTACCTGAGCTGGAGCATTTAGCTCATAAAATGAAAGCCTACCAGCAGGATGCTGTCTTATTTCAGAAAATTGAAAAAGATCAGGCTGCCTCTAAAGCAGGGCAGGAAGCGGACAAGCTTGAGCAGGAACTGTCTCAGCTGCCTGTTGTCCAGGATTACCGCGATAAAATGCAGGATGCCAGCGATCTTTTGCAGTATATCACTAAGACCTTAGAGAAAAAGATTAATGAGGAGTTAACTGATGCCAAGTGA
- the argR gene encoding arginine repressor, with translation MNKAERQAKIRYLIQNGHISTQEAIKRALQDEGIQVTQATLSRDLREIGLLKRRDADGKLYYSLSSSSVSRFTPVIRSYILKVARADFILVLHTNLGEADVLANLIDSAQLPDLLGTVAGADTLLLICKDGTVAAEVEQDLLAGL, from the coding sequence ATGAATAAAGCAGAGAGACAAGCAAAAATCAGATATCTTATCCAAAATGGCCATATCAGCACACAAGAAGCTATTAAACGGGCTCTTCAGGATGAAGGGATTCAGGTCACCCAAGCCACTCTTTCCCGTGATTTACGTGAAATTGGCCTGCTTAAACGTCGCGATGCTGACGGCAAACTTTATTACAGCCTATCGAGTTCCTCAGTTAGCCGTTTTACGCCTGTTATTCGTTCTTATATTTTAAAAGTGGCGCGGGCAGACTTTATTTTGGTATTGCATACGAACCTAGGCGAAGCCGATGTTTTAGCCAATCTTATTGACAGCGCTCAGCTTCCGGATTTGTTGGGAACAGTGGCCGGTGCCGACACATTGCTCCTTATCTGTAAAGACGGAACCGTTGCAGCAGAAGTTGAGCAGGATTTGCTGGCAGGTTTGTAA
- the argS gene encoding arginine--tRNA ligase has protein sequence MDTKDLVAEQIRKAVPDLEAAAVTDLLEIPKNSDMGDWAFPAFSLAKTWRKAPQLIAEEIIQKIDSSQFEKVQAVGPYVNFFLDKSQISAALIGQVLAEGADYGQEKIGAGRNVTIDMSSPNIAKPFSIGHLRSTVIGDSLAQIFQKLGYKTVKINHLGDWGKQFGLLILAYKKWGQEEAVKEHPIEELLQLYVRINEEVQKNPELDEEAREWFRKLEEGDEEAQNLWQWFRKESLLEFSQLYDELGVTFDSYNGEAFYNDKMAEIVDLLSAKGLLKESQGAQVVDLEKYGFEHPALIKKSDGATLYITRDLATALYRKRQYDFAKSIYVVGSEQAGHFKQLKAILKEMGYDWTDDIHYVPFGLVTKGGKKLSTRKGNIILLEPTLAEAVNRAAQQINAKNPDLADKEAVAHAVGVGAIKFYDLKTDRMNGYDFDLEAMVSFEGETGPYVQYAHARIQSILRKAAFSPDTGASYSLNDKESWEIVKLIQNFPDTVKRAADRFEPALIAKHAIHLAQSFNKYYAHTRIIAADPERDSRLALCYATATVLKEDLRLLGLEAPNEM, from the coding sequence ATGGATACAAAAGATTTGGTTGCCGAGCAGATAAGAAAAGCTGTCCCTGACTTAGAAGCGGCAGCTGTCACTGATTTACTGGAAATTCCCAAAAATTCTGACATGGGTGATTGGGCTTTTCCAGCCTTTAGTTTGGCTAAAACCTGGCGCAAGGCACCTCAGCTGATTGCAGAAGAAATCATTCAAAAAATTGATAGCAGTCAGTTTGAAAAAGTACAGGCCGTAGGACCTTACGTTAATTTCTTTTTAGATAAAAGCCAAATATCAGCAGCCCTTATCGGCCAAGTTTTGGCAGAAGGCGCTGACTATGGTCAGGAAAAGATAGGAGCGGGGCGCAATGTGACCATTGATATGTCCAGTCCTAATATTGCCAAGCCTTTTTCAATCGGACATCTGCGCTCTACCGTTATCGGAGACAGTTTAGCACAAATTTTCCAGAAATTAGGTTACAAAACAGTCAAAATCAATCATTTAGGGGACTGGGGCAAGCAGTTTGGTCTCCTTATCCTTGCTTACAAAAAATGGGGACAGGAGGAAGCCGTTAAAGAACATCCGATTGAAGAACTTCTACAGCTTTATGTCCGCATCAATGAGGAAGTTCAAAAAAATCCTGAACTGGATGAAGAAGCGCGTGAATGGTTCCGCAAACTGGAAGAAGGAGATGAGGAGGCGCAGAATCTTTGGCAGTGGTTCCGCAAAGAAAGCCTGCTTGAATTCAGCCAGCTTTATGATGAGCTGGGAGTCACTTTTGACAGTTATAACGGGGAAGCTTTCTATAATGATAAAATGGCCGAAATTGTTGACCTCTTGTCCGCAAAAGGCTTGCTTAAAGAATCACAGGGCGCACAAGTTGTTGATTTAGAAAAATACGGCTTTGAGCATCCAGCTCTCATTAAAAAGTCTGATGGGGCAACACTGTACATCACACGTGACTTGGCTACAGCGCTCTACCGCAAACGGCAGTATGATTTTGCCAAATCTATTTATGTCGTTGGCAGTGAACAGGCCGGTCATTTCAAACAGCTCAAAGCTATTCTTAAAGAAATGGGTTACGACTGGACAGATGACATCCACTATGTTCCTTTCGGTTTAGTTACTAAAGGCGGTAAAAAGCTTTCTACACGAAAAGGAAATATTATCCTTTTGGAACCCACGCTTGCTGAGGCTGTGAACCGTGCCGCCCAACAAATCAATGCCAAAAATCCCGATCTTGCTGATAAAGAAGCTGTTGCCCATGCCGTAGGTGTAGGAGCTATAAAGTTTTATGATTTAAAAACTGACCGAATGAACGGCTATGATTTCGATCTTGAAGCCATGGTATCTTTTGAAGGAGAAACCGGCCCCTACGTCCAATATGCACATGCACGCATTCAGTCGATTCTGAGGAAAGCCGCTTTCTCTCCTGATACCGGCGCTTCCTACAGCCTTAATGACAAAGAAAGCTGGGAAATTGTTAAACTGATTCAAAACTTTCCAGACACTGTCAAACGCGCCGCTGACAGATTTGAACCGGCTCTTATTGCAAAACATGCGATTCATTTGGCGCAAAGTTTTAATAAATACTATGCTCACACTCGTATTATTGCTGCTGACCCTGAGCGCGACAGCCGGCTTGCTCTTTGCTATGCAACGGCCACAGTATTAAAAGAAGATCTGCGCCTGCTTGGCCTTGAGGCGCCAAATGAAATGTAA
- a CDS encoding ISL3 family transposase gives MEHLKHTTELIGMKDPNIIIGSAVKYDSHIVINAMLDYPPKHCPLCNHHMIKYDFQKPSTIPILDIQGMPTLLKLKKRRFQCKSCRKVRVAQTSLVKKNHQISHPVWQKITQLHTEKRTNTDIAKALHISVSAVQRQLELLTFKEDFSRLPEVLSWDEFSYQKGKLAFIAQDFQTKKIMAILDNNRQTTIKNHFFKYSRKGREQVKVVTADMSGSYIPLIKRLFPNAKIVLDRFHIVQHLGRAMLATRIAIMKTFDKGSLPYRALKNHWRLFQKESRKLSDKPFYSRTFRQTLTPREIIEKTLNLSDELRYYYDLYQLLLFHFQQKNSKYFFELIEEHMGTVNSVLQTTFETFKKYKKEITNALEFPYSNAKLEATNKIIKDIKRNAFGFRNFKNFKTKILIALNIQKERTSLILSRA, from the coding sequence ATGGAACATCTTAAGCATACCACAGAATTAATCGGAATGAAAGACCCAAATATCATCATAGGGAGTGCTGTTAAATACGATAGTCATATTGTCATCAACGCTATGCTGGATTATCCACCAAAACATTGTCCTCTCTGTAATCACCACATGATTAAATATGATTTCCAAAAGCCATCTACCATTCCAATCTTAGATATCCAAGGCATGCCAACCCTCCTTAAACTCAAAAAAAGACGCTTCCAATGCAAGTCCTGCCGTAAAGTCAGGGTCGCTCAAACAAGTTTGGTTAAGAAGAATCACCAAATCTCGCATCCTGTCTGGCAGAAAATCACCCAGCTTCATACCGAAAAACGGACCAATACAGACATCGCTAAAGCCCTTCATATCTCCGTTTCTGCCGTCCAACGACAGTTAGAACTATTGACCTTCAAAGAGGACTTTTCAAGACTTCCTGAGGTCTTATCCTGGGATGAATTCTCTTATCAAAAAGGAAAACTCGCTTTTATCGCTCAAGATTTTCAAACCAAAAAGATTATGGCCATTTTAGACAACAACCGGCAAACAACTATCAAGAACCACTTTTTTAAGTACTCTCGAAAGGGTCGTGAGCAGGTTAAGGTCGTGACCGCAGACATGTCTGGAAGCTATATCCCCCTAATCAAAAGATTATTTCCAAACGCCAAGATTGTGTTGGACCGTTTCCACATTGTGCAGCACCTAGGACGTGCTATGTTGGCTACCAGAATTGCCATCATGAAAACCTTTGATAAAGGCTCATTACCTTATCGTGCCTTAAAAAATCACTGGCGACTCTTCCAAAAAGAGAGTCGGAAGCTCTCTGACAAACCCTTCTATTCACGAACTTTCAGACAGACTTTAACACCTCGTGAAATCATTGAGAAAACATTAAATCTCTCAGACGAACTTCGCTATTACTATGATCTTTATCAGCTGCTCTTATTCCATTTTCAGCAAAAGAATTCCAAGTACTTTTTCGAACTGATCGAAGAACACATGGGCACGGTCAACTCAGTGCTTCAAACGACCTTTGAGACCTTCAAGAAATACAAAAAAGAGATTACCAACGCCCTTGAATTCCCCTACTCCAACGCCAAACTCGAAGCTACCAATAAGATTATCAAAGACATTAAGCGAAATGCCTTTGGTTTTAGGAACTTCAAAAACTTTAAAACTAAAATTCTAATCGCTTTGAACATTCAAAAAGAGAGAACCTCTCTGATTCTCTCTCGTGCTTAG
- a CDS encoding YitT family protein encodes MVKEEKIIQVRNLLLITLGVAIYTFGFVKLNMAYRLAEGGVAGITLIIHSLLGINPAYSSLFFNIPLFIIGARVLGRKSLTLMVYGTVLMSFFMWFWQLIPLRIVLQHDMMLVAVVAGLCSGAGSGLVFRYGATTGGTDIIGRLAEEKLGFKLGQTLLFIDSLVLCASLIYIDLQHMLYTLIASFVFSQVLTIVQNGGYSVRGMIIITKQSEAAARAILQEINRGVTYLEGQGAYSGQQQKVLYVVLNPGEVRAVKAILAHLDPDAFISIMDVDEVISSDFKIRRRNYDK; translated from the coding sequence ATGGTCAAAGAGGAGAAAATTATTCAGGTTCGGAATTTATTATTAATCACTTTAGGGGTGGCGATTTATACTTTCGGTTTTGTAAAGCTGAATATGGCTTATCGGTTGGCAGAAGGCGGTGTTGCCGGAATCACGTTGATTATTCATTCTTTGTTGGGGATTAATCCCGCTTATTCATCGCTTTTTTTTAATATCCCGCTTTTTATTATAGGTGCCAGAGTTTTAGGCAGAAAGTCTCTGACTTTGATGGTTTACGGGACAGTTTTAATGTCGTTTTTCATGTGGTTTTGGCAGCTCATTCCGCTGCGAATCGTTCTGCAGCATGATATGATGCTGGTAGCTGTGGTTGCCGGTCTATGTTCCGGAGCGGGGAGCGGGTTGGTTTTTCGCTATGGAGCAACAACGGGAGGAACGGATATTATCGGCCGACTGGCGGAGGAAAAACTGGGGTTTAAGCTTGGACAGACCTTGCTTTTTATCGATTCTTTGGTCCTTTGTGCCTCTTTGATTTACATTGATCTTCAGCATATGCTCTATACTCTGATTGCCAGCTTTGTATTCAGTCAGGTGCTGACTATTGTTCAAAATGGCGGTTACTCTGTCCGCGGCATGATTATCATTACCAAACAGTCAGAAGCAGCAGCAAGGGCAATTCTTCAGGAGATTAATAGAGGCGTTACCTATCTGGAAGGCCAAGGGGCTTATTCTGGCCAGCAGCAGAAGGTTCTTTATGTTGTCCTTAATCCCGGTGAGGTTAGAGCTGTTAAGGCTATTTTAGCCCACTTAGATCCGGATGCTTTTATTTCGATTATGGATGTTGATGAGGTAATCAGTTCTGATTTTAAAATCCGCCGGAGAAATTATGATAAATAA